In Campylobacter vicugnae, a genomic segment contains:
- a CDS encoding YceI family protein yields MKKQILTSVAALGLLFGAANATVYSVDTAHSSTTFKIKHLQVSNVTGSFGKFAGEVDITNKIPSSLTATIDVNSINTNNDGRDAHLQKADFFDSAKFPQIKFTMKSFENEGDGEGKIKGDLTIRDVTRPVELDYEFSGTGKNRKGVEIIGFSLEGEIKRSDFNFAPESSTVALGDKIKINIDIEAVKK; encoded by the coding sequence ATGAAAAAACAAATATTGACTTCAGTTGCAGCTTTAGGTCTGCTTTTTGGTGCGGCAAATGCCACAGTTTATAGCGTTGATACAGCACATTCTAGTACAACTTTTAAAATCAAACACCTGCAAGTTAGTAATGTAACTGGTTCATTTGGCAAATTTGCTGGTGAAGTAGATATCACAAACAAAATTCCATCTAGCCTTACAGCTACAATTGATGTTAATTCAATAAATACAAACAACGATGGTCGTGATGCTCACCTTCAAAAGGCAGATTTCTTTGATAGTGCAAAATTTCCACAAATCAAATTCACAATGAAAAGCTTTGAAAATGAAGGCGATGGAGAAGGTAAAATCAAAGGCGATCTAACCATTAGAGATGTTACAAGACCAGTTGAGCTTGATTATGAATTTAGTGGTACAGGTAAAAATAGAAAAGGTGTTGAAATCATAGGATTTAGCCTAGAAGGCGAAATTAAAAGAAGTGATTTTAACTTTGCTCCAGAGTCTAGCACAGTTGCACTTGGCGATAAAATTAAGATAAATATCGATATCGAAGCAGTTAAAAAATAA
- a CDS encoding type 1 glutamine amidotransferase family protein, producing MKSCIVVYDGINILSFAKIYDIFARCGIEFVVVGFRCDAADEIGIKLPMHTSSESLYGYDIVAIPGGKGAEIWADDGIFLSWMKSSAESKYIISLDNGDKILDGANLNGHKFNSDEAMIEWIKNKA from the coding sequence GTGAAAAGCTGTATAGTTGTATATGATGGGATAAATATTCTTAGTTTTGCTAAGATTTATGATATTTTTGCACGGTGTGGAATTGAGTTTGTAGTAGTTGGATTTAGATGTGATGCTGCTGATGAGATAGGGATTAAATTGCCTATGCATACGAGTTCAGAATCTTTATATGGATATGATATTGTAGCAATTCCAGGTGGAAAAGGTGCAGAAATTTGGGCTGATGATGGGATATTTTTAAGCTGGATGAAAAGTAGTGCTGAATCAAAATATATAATATCGCTAGATAATGGTGATAAAATTTTAGATGGTGCAAATTTAAATGGGCATAAATTTAACTCAGATGAGGCGATGATAGAGTGGATAAAGAACAAAGCATAA
- a CDS encoding HIT family protein has product MIYSDEFIYIEIEANSLPWVKIFTKEEFKEISHCDSATCKRLFEAALECEKAMIEFYNPDKINWASFANYLPRVHIHIQARFKDDEYFPESLWGKKQRESSPRDIKIDEFAKLLSSRLHKLFD; this is encoded by the coding sequence ATGATTTATAGTGATGAGTTTATCTATATCGAGATTGAAGCAAATTCTTTGCCATGGGTAAAAATCTTTACCAAAGAAGAATTTAAAGAGATTAGCCACTGTGATAGTGCTACTTGCAAAAGACTATTTGAAGCAGCCCTTGAGTGTGAAAAGGCTATGATAGAGTTTTATAACCCTGATAAGATTAATTGGGCAAGTTTTGCTAATTATCTACCTAGAGTCCATATACATATTCAAGCTAGATTTAAAGATGATGAGTACTTTCCAGAGTCTTTATGGGGCAAAAAACAAAGAGAAAGTAGTCCAAGAGATATTAAAATAGATGAGTTTGCTAAGTTATTAAGCTCTAGATTGCATAAACTTTTTGATTAA